The following proteins come from a genomic window of Triticum aestivum cultivar Chinese Spring chromosome 6A, IWGSC CS RefSeq v2.1, whole genome shotgun sequence:
- the LOC123131548 gene encoding G-type lectin S-receptor-like serine/threonine-protein kinase SD2-5 isoform X2 yields MSLASLLLLLCVSFFLMAATKPGVQAEGCSPERCGNLTIATPFGLVSGSEENTCMQLGFQVHCTDGVPYLGYHSGYGLQILNIFPDNGSMVVSDILKLGDFNSSSRQGCHVPMANAATKIEPPFSISPLNQNLIFYNCAKPPPARAGLVETMCGNNTFVRAGGWYNATGGMNSGYALEGCNTTAVPVLVPSGEANAGDYAELISNGFLLTWQPLPSAGGSAIKPGAQAQEGCSSERCGNLTISSPFGLVSVLEENRCAQLGFQVHCTNGTPYLWYYEPGFGLQILNIFYSDGSLLVADIHKLGDFESSSHERCHVPVTNTSSKIGHPFSISNLNQNIIFYNCTKAPPLETVRRAGLVETVCRNNTFVRTGGYYSERDGAYALEGCNAIFLPVLAASGEANASDYEGLISDGFLLTWRQPPAGSGIKRISKRILILIVSAAVSALLFLCICVMMRHPKGKRLWSRSKRTSSGTERNYEAMILSYGSLAPKRYTYSQVMKITSSSNHELGKGGYGVVFKGRLHDDRLVAVKFLHDCKGNGDDFVNEVMSIGRTSHVNIVSLFGFCLEGSKRALIYEYMPNGSLDRYIYSENPKEILGWERLYAIAIGIARGLEYLHHSCNTRIIHFDIKPQNILLDKDFCPKIADFGLAKLCHAKESKLSMTGARGTIGFIAPEVHSRTFGVVSTKSDVYSYGMMLLEMVGGRKNVKSVAEKSSEEYFPDWIYDHLCQDNGLRACEVTSEIEKIAKKMTFIGLWCIQVVPMYRPTITKVLEMFERSLDELDMPPKQNFHGLLDDSAHNMSVQSASCTISEDKILVNSKKHSIVAGSLRKQHALDSAKQ; encoded by the exons ATGTCTCTAGCCAGCTTGCTCTTGCTGCTGTGTGTATCTTTCTTTCTTATGGCAGCCACTAAACCAGGCGTGCAAGCAGAAGGCTGCTCACCCGAGCGATGTGGCAACCTGACCATTGCTACCCCGTTCGGGCTCGTCTCGGGGTCGGAGGAGAACACATGTATGCAGCTGGGTTTCCAGGTCCACTGTACTGACGGTGTCCCGTACCTCGGGTACCACTCTGGATACGGACTCCAGATCCTCAACATCTTCCCCGACAACGGCTCCATGGTTGTTTCTGACATCCTCAAGCTCGGGGACTTCAACAGTTCGAGCCGCCAAGGTTGCCATGTCCCcatggccaacgccgccaccaaaaTTGAGCCTCCATTCTCAATAAGCCCCCTAAACCAGAACCTCATCTTCTACAACTGCGCCAAGCCGCCACCAGCCCGAGCTGGGCTGGTGGAGACGATGTGCGGGAACAACACCTTTGTCCGCGCGGGAGGGTGGTACAACGCGACAGGCGGGATGAACAGCGGATACGCTTTGGAGGGCTGCAACACCACCGCCGTGCCGGTGCTGGTGCCTTCTGGCGAGGCGAACGCCGGAGACTACGCGGAGCTCATCAGCAATGGCTTCCTCCTCACATGGCAGCCGCTGCCTTCCGCTGGTGGTAGTG CCATTAAACCTGGCGCACAAGCACAAGAAGGCTGCTCGTCCGAGCGATGCGGCAACCTGACCATCTCTTCTCCGTTCGGGCTCGTCTCGGTGTTGGAGGAGAACAGGTGCGCTCAACTCGGTTTCCAGGTCCACTGCACCAACGGCACCCCGTACCTTTGGTACTATGAGCCCGGGTTCGGGCTCCAGATCCTCAACATATTCTACAGCGACGGCTCCTTGCTCGTCGCCGATATCCACAAGCTAGGAGACTTCGAAAGTTCAAGCCACGAACGCTGCCATGTTCCGGTGACAAACACCTCCTCCAAAATTGGGCATCCGTTCTCGATTAGCAACTTGAATCAGAACATCATCTTCTACAACTGCACCAAGGCGCCGCCGTTGGAGACCGTAAGACGAGCAGGGCTTGTGGAGACGGTATGCCGTAATAACACCTTTGTCCGCACAGGAGGGTATTACAGTGAGAGGGACGGCGCCTATGCTTTAGAGGGATGCAATGCTATCTTCCTTCCGGTACTGGCAGCATCCGGCGAGGCGAACGCAAGTGATTATGAGGGGCTAATCAGCGATGGCTTCCTCCTGACATGGCGGCAGCCGCCTGCTGGTAGTG GTATCAAGAGGATTAGCAAAAGGATACTAATACTAATAG TTTCAGCAGCAGTTTCAGCCTTGCTCTTTCTATGCATTTGTGTGATGATGCGGCATCCTAAGGGGAAAAGACTATGGTCTCGCAGCAAAAGAACTAGCAGCGGCACTGAAAGGAATTACGAGGCCATGATATTATCATATGGATCACTAGCCCCCAAAAGGTACACGTACTCACAGGTAATGAAGATAACATCTTCTAGCAATCATGAGCTTGGAAAGGGTGGTTATGGTGTGGTTTTCAAAGGAAGACTACATGATGATCGACTTGTTGCCGTGAAATTCTTGCATGACTGCAAAGGAAATGGGGATGATTTTGTGAACGAGGTTATGAGCATTGGGAGAACCTCTCATGTTAATATTGTTAgcttatttgggttttgtttggaggGATCAAAACGAGCTCTTATATATGAGTACATGCCCAATGGTTCCCTGGATAGGTATATTTACTCCGAGAACCCCAAAGAAATTTTAGGATGGGAGAGGCTCTATGCGATAGCAATCGGGATTGCTCGTGGCCTAGAATACTTGCACCATAGTTGTAATACACGGATCATTCATTTTGATATCAAGCCACAAAATATCCTTCTAGACAAGGATTTTTGCCCAAAGATTGCTGATTTTGGTCTAGCTAAATTGTGTCATGCAAAAGAGAGCAAGCTTTCAATGACTGGTGCTAGAGGAACAATTGGGTTCATTGCTCCAGAAGTTCACTCTCGGACATTTGGTGTTGTTTCAACCAAGTCAGATGTTTATAGTTATGGAATGATGTTGTTAGAGATGGTTGGGGGCAGGAAAAATGTGAAATCGGTGGCTGAAAAATCGAGCGAAGAATATTTTCCAGATTGGATTTATGACCACCTTTGTCAAGATAATGGACTGCGAGCATGTGAAGTCACAAGTGAAATTGAGAAAATAGCAAAAAAGATGACCTTCATTGGCTTGTGGTGCATACAAGTAGTACCTATGTATCGCCCTACCATAACCAAAGTTCTAGAAATGTTTGAAAGAAGCTTGGATGAACTGGACATGCCACCTAAGCAAAACTTCCATGGACTACT TGACGACTCAGCACACAATATGAGTGTACAAAGTGCAAGTTGTACCATTTCTGAAGACAAGATCCTTGTGAATTCAAAAAAACATTCAATTGTTGCCGGCTCTTTGAGAAAGCAACATGCActagattcagcaaagcaataa
- the LOC123131548 gene encoding LEAF RUST 10 DISEASE-RESISTANCEUS RECEPTOR-LIKE PROTEIN KINASE-like 2.4 isoform X1: MSLASLLLLLCVSFFLMAATKPGVQAEGCSPERCGNLTIATPFGLVSGSEENTCMQLGFQVHCTDGVPYLGYHSGYGLQILNIFPDNGSMVVSDILKLGDFNSSSRQGCHVPMANAATKIEPPFSISPLNQNLIFYNCAKPPPARAGLVETMCGNNTFVRAGGWYNATGGMNSGYALEGCNTTAVPVLVPSGEANAGDYAELISNGFLLTWQPLPSAGGSGGYYSERDGAYALEGCNAIFLPVLAASGEANASDYEGLISDGFLLTWRQPPAGSGIKRISKRILILIVSAAVSALLFLCICVMMRHPKGKRLWSRSKRTSSGTERNYEAMILSYGSLAPKRYTYSQVMKITSSSNHELGKGGYGVVFKGRLHDDRLVAVKFLHDCKGNGDDFVNEVMSIGRTSHVNIVSLFGFCLEGSKRALIYEYMPNGSLDRYIYSENPKEILGWERLYAIAIGIARGLEYLHHSCNTRIIHFDIKPQNILLDKDFCPKIADFGLAKLCHAKESKLSMTGARGTIGFIAPEVHSRTFGVVSTKSDVYSYGMMLLEMVGGRKNVKSVAEKSSEEYFPDWIYDHLCQDNGLRACEVTSEIEKIAKKMTFIGLWCIQVVPMYRPTITKVLEMFERSLDELDMPPKQNFHGLLDDSAHNMSVQSASCTISEDKILVNSKKHSIVAGSLRKQHALDSAKQ, translated from the exons ATGTCTCTAGCCAGCTTGCTCTTGCTGCTGTGTGTATCTTTCTTTCTTATGGCAGCCACTAAACCAGGCGTGCAAGCAGAAGGCTGCTCACCCGAGCGATGTGGCAACCTGACCATTGCTACCCCGTTCGGGCTCGTCTCGGGGTCGGAGGAGAACACATGTATGCAGCTGGGTTTCCAGGTCCACTGTACTGACGGTGTCCCGTACCTCGGGTACCACTCTGGATACGGACTCCAGATCCTCAACATCTTCCCCGACAACGGCTCCATGGTTGTTTCTGACATCCTCAAGCTCGGGGACTTCAACAGTTCGAGCCGCCAAGGTTGCCATGTCCCcatggccaacgccgccaccaaaaTTGAGCCTCCATTCTCAATAAGCCCCCTAAACCAGAACCTCATCTTCTACAACTGCGCCAAGCCGCCACCAGCCCGAGCTGGGCTGGTGGAGACGATGTGCGGGAACAACACCTTTGTCCGCGCGGGAGGGTGGTACAACGCGACAGGCGGGATGAACAGCGGATACGCTTTGGAGGGCTGCAACACCACCGCCGTGCCGGTGCTGGTGCCTTCTGGCGAGGCGAACGCCGGAGACTACGCGGAGCTCATCAGCAATGGCTTCCTCCTCACATGGCAGCCGCTGCCTTCCGCTGGTGGTAGTG GAGGGTATTACAGTGAGAGGGACGGCGCCTATGCTTTAGAGGGATGCAATGCTATCTTCCTTCCGGTACTGGCAGCATCCGGCGAGGCGAACGCAAGTGATTATGAGGGGCTAATCAGCGATGGCTTCCTCCTGACATGGCGGCAGCCGCCTGCTGGTAGTG GTATCAAGAGGATTAGCAAAAGGATACTAATACTAATAG TTTCAGCAGCAGTTTCAGCCTTGCTCTTTCTATGCATTTGTGTGATGATGCGGCATCCTAAGGGGAAAAGACTATGGTCTCGCAGCAAAAGAACTAGCAGCGGCACTGAAAGGAATTACGAGGCCATGATATTATCATATGGATCACTAGCCCCCAAAAGGTACACGTACTCACAGGTAATGAAGATAACATCTTCTAGCAATCATGAGCTTGGAAAGGGTGGTTATGGTGTGGTTTTCAAAGGAAGACTACATGATGATCGACTTGTTGCCGTGAAATTCTTGCATGACTGCAAAGGAAATGGGGATGATTTTGTGAACGAGGTTATGAGCATTGGGAGAACCTCTCATGTTAATATTGTTAgcttatttgggttttgtttggaggGATCAAAACGAGCTCTTATATATGAGTACATGCCCAATGGTTCCCTGGATAGGTATATTTACTCCGAGAACCCCAAAGAAATTTTAGGATGGGAGAGGCTCTATGCGATAGCAATCGGGATTGCTCGTGGCCTAGAATACTTGCACCATAGTTGTAATACACGGATCATTCATTTTGATATCAAGCCACAAAATATCCTTCTAGACAAGGATTTTTGCCCAAAGATTGCTGATTTTGGTCTAGCTAAATTGTGTCATGCAAAAGAGAGCAAGCTTTCAATGACTGGTGCTAGAGGAACAATTGGGTTCATTGCTCCAGAAGTTCACTCTCGGACATTTGGTGTTGTTTCAACCAAGTCAGATGTTTATAGTTATGGAATGATGTTGTTAGAGATGGTTGGGGGCAGGAAAAATGTGAAATCGGTGGCTGAAAAATCGAGCGAAGAATATTTTCCAGATTGGATTTATGACCACCTTTGTCAAGATAATGGACTGCGAGCATGTGAAGTCACAAGTGAAATTGAGAAAATAGCAAAAAAGATGACCTTCATTGGCTTGTGGTGCATACAAGTAGTACCTATGTATCGCCCTACCATAACCAAAGTTCTAGAAATGTTTGAAAGAAGCTTGGATGAACTGGACATGCCACCTAAGCAAAACTTCCATGGACTACT TGACGACTCAGCACACAATATGAGTGTACAAAGTGCAAGTTGTACCATTTCTGAAGACAAGATCCTTGTGAATTCAAAAAAACATTCAATTGTTGCCGGCTCTTTGAGAAAGCAACATGCActagattcagcaaagcaataa